A window of the Deltaproteobacteria bacterium genome harbors these coding sequences:
- a CDS encoding class I SAM-dependent rRNA methyltransferase, which translates to MPTTDNIPTLRLKKNEERRLLTGHSWVFSNEIHDSLQGIEPGLLVRVISWQGRFLGVGHLNPHSLISIRLLSRRQVNIDRDFLKSRLLAALARRRRFLPDAQVLRLVFSEGDFLPGLIVDYYASHVVLQTLTQGMSRLESTLLDVLQEVLRPASITVRNDAPARLLEDLPLEKGVARGRLPDDLRVDIHGLSLHVDLLNGQKTGLFLDQRENWLLVDRVAAAARVLDGCCYQGAWALHAARCGAREVVGVDVSAQALEGARLNAAQNGLVHCCRFERQDIFAFLADTEERFDLIILDPPAFVKTKARLVQGEQGYVNLNRRAMKLLPPEGLLISCSCSHHLSSERFRKVLVRAARAAGKQLRLLGMFTQARDHPILLGHPESEYLKCAFLQVLQPM; encoded by the coding sequence GTGCCAACCACTGACAACATACCCACACTGCGGCTCAAGAAAAACGAAGAAAGACGGCTGCTCACAGGACACTCGTGGGTTTTCAGTAATGAAATCCATGACTCACTGCAGGGGATTGAACCAGGCCTGCTGGTGCGAGTGATCTCCTGGCAGGGAAGGTTTCTCGGAGTCGGCCACCTCAATCCGCACTCTCTGATCAGCATACGTCTGCTCAGCCGTCGGCAGGTGAACATAGACAGAGATTTCTTGAAAAGCCGCTTGCTGGCTGCTCTGGCAAGACGGCGGCGATTTTTGCCTGATGCCCAGGTGCTGCGGTTGGTCTTTTCTGAAGGAGATTTCCTCCCCGGTCTCATTGTAGACTACTATGCCTCTCATGTGGTGCTGCAGACCCTGACCCAGGGAATGTCCCGCCTGGAATCGACTCTGCTGGACGTTTTGCAGGAAGTTCTGCGGCCAGCATCAATCACTGTACGCAATGATGCACCGGCAAGACTGCTCGAAGATCTACCACTGGAGAAAGGTGTGGCAAGGGGAAGGCTCCCCGATGATCTCAGGGTGGATATTCATGGGCTCTCCCTGCATGTGGATCTACTGAATGGCCAGAAGACAGGCCTTTTCCTTGATCAGCGTGAAAATTGGCTGCTGGTTGACAGGGTGGCAGCAGCAGCACGGGTACTGGACGGCTGTTGCTACCAGGGCGCCTGGGCACTGCATGCTGCCAGGTGTGGTGCCCGCGAGGTGGTGGGGGTGGACGTCTCGGCGCAGGCGCTGGAAGGTGCTAGACTGAATGCCGCCCAGAACGGCCTGGTACACTGCTGTCGGTTCGAACGGCAGGACATTTTTGCTTTCCTGGCTGACACAGAGGAACGCTTCGACCTCATCATTCTGGATCCCCCGGCCTTTGTCAAGACAAAGGCGAGACTGGTACAGGGAGAACAGGGCTATGTCAATCTGAACAGAAGGGCCATGAAGCTTCTCCCTCCAGAGGGCCTCCTCATAAGCTGCTCCTGTTCACACCATCTCAGCTCGGAGCGCTTCCGCAAGGTGCTGGTGCGGGCGGCTCGGGCAGCGGGCAAACAGCTTCGACTCCTTGGCATGTTTACCCAGGCCAGGGATCACCCGATCCTCCTGGGTCACCCTGAAAGTGAATATCTCAAGTGTGCTTTTCTGCAGGTACTGCAGCCGATGTGA
- a CDS encoding zinc ribbon domain-containing protein produces MPIYEYRCCSCNECFETLVFKTDEPAPSCPHCGAEQVERLLSAFACTTSSTGSGTAAASGCSSSGFS; encoded by the coding sequence ATGCCAATATACGAATACCGCTGCTGCTCCTGCAACGAATGTTTTGAAACTCTGGTCTTCAAAACTGACGAGCCCGCGCCCAGCTGCCCTCACTGCGGGGCGGAGCAGGTGGAGCGTCTACTGTCAGCTTTTGCCTGCACAACTTCCTCTACGGGGTCTGGCACTGCCGCGGCCTCCGGCTGCAGCAGTTCCGGATTTTCCTGA
- a CDS encoding 50S ribosome-binding GTPase, giving the protein MPANLPPEYLEAEQRLRAARSPAEKISCLEAMLTAMPKHKGTDKLRAALRRRISKLKAAAQTKKSISKKESAFRIDKEGAGQVVLVGPPNVGKSALVAALTNANPEVADFPHTTWRPTPGMMPVANIQVQLIDTPPLTKEYVEPELLALIRRADLIVVVVDLNTDPMQHLEDVIALLREHRIAPRRYQQQCQEQHRWTFMPFLVLANKSDDETSVENEEIFRELMDEDWPLVAASAATGRNLELFKQAVVERLEIIRVYSKAPGKEADRSAPFILKKGSTVADFAAKIHKDFLEKLKCAKIWGTAVFDGQMVNRDHVLKDEDVVELHV; this is encoded by the coding sequence ATGCCTGCCAATCTGCCACCAGAGTATCTGGAAGCTGAACAGCGTCTGCGTGCCGCCAGGAGCCCGGCAGAAAAGATCAGCTGTCTAGAAGCAATGCTCACTGCTATGCCCAAGCACAAGGGCACCGACAAGCTCAGAGCCGCCCTGCGCCGGCGAATTTCCAAGCTTAAAGCCGCAGCTCAGACCAAGAAGTCAATAAGCAAGAAGGAGTCTGCCTTCCGCATTGACAAGGAAGGCGCCGGACAGGTAGTGCTGGTGGGGCCACCGAACGTGGGGAAGTCGGCACTGGTTGCCGCACTGACCAATGCCAACCCTGAAGTGGCTGACTTTCCTCATACTACCTGGCGACCCACACCCGGGATGATGCCTGTGGCCAACATCCAGGTGCAGCTCATTGACACGCCGCCCCTGACAAAAGAGTACGTGGAGCCCGAGCTGCTGGCTCTCATTCGCAGGGCGGATCTCATAGTGGTAGTGGTTGATCTGAACACAGATCCCATGCAGCACCTGGAGGATGTCATTGCTCTGCTGCGCGAACACCGCATAGCACCGCGTCGTTACCAGCAGCAATGCCAGGAACAGCACCGCTGGACTTTTATGCCCTTCCTTGTCCTGGCGAACAAGAGTGACGATGAGACAAGCGTCGAGAATGAGGAAATCTTCCGGGAGTTGATGGACGAGGACTGGCCGTTGGTTGCGGCTTCAGCCGCCACAGGACGCAACCTGGAGCTCTTCAAGCAGGCGGTTGTGGAACGCTTGGAAATCATCCGGGTGTATTCAAAAGCGCCTGGCAAAGAAGCTGACCGCTCTGCTCCCTTCATATTGAAAAAAGGCAGCACTGTGGCTGATTTTGCCGCAAAAATTCACAAGGATTTTCTAGAGAAACTCAAGTGCGCCAAGATATGGGGTACTGCTGTATTTGACGGCCAGATGGTAAATCGCGATCACGTCCTCAAAGACGAGGACGTGGTGGAGCTGCACGTCTGA
- a CDS encoding sigma-70 family RNA polymerase sigma factor, with translation MENKTDNDDANEEAFDRQADDLGDLLGRGFLEVESLEELGCFDQNSAAGCADGLTDAAECAAGPQTLPDMAGEQGRCSPEQSAGPLPEADVEAEDLFQEDLISFYLQEIARYPLLTPEREMELARTIKEGQRQLVDLLWDKRAAGSEFDEVRQQLHAWEGDSTLYPGLREKMVQLAKEALGKAASREGASSGHQALYHDALLIAARIDEAKREMVEGNLRLVLSIAKRYRGRGLSFLDLIQEGNMGLLKAVSRYDYTKGNRFSTYATWWVRQSVIRSIYDKTRTIRLPVHFIEMKSFFFKNFYELVKELGREPTPAEIAEYSGLSLEKVKMIIQLSNRPISLEAPFGGEDQKLGDFIADDNSVSPLERVSEKELAKVTREVLGSLSSREETILKSRFGIDGKPEETLKTIGKRFSVSKERIRQIEKKAIRKLRHTPRREQLKCFLEE, from the coding sequence ATGGAGAACAAAACAGATAACGACGATGCCAATGAGGAAGCTTTCGACCGCCAGGCAGATGATCTAGGTGACTTGCTCGGCAGAGGATTCCTGGAAGTGGAGTCTCTAGAAGAGCTGGGTTGCTTTGATCAGAACTCGGCTGCCGGTTGCGCCGATGGGCTTACTGATGCCGCTGAATGTGCTGCCGGCCCGCAGACTCTGCCGGACATGGCTGGAGAGCAAGGCCGCTGCAGCCCAGAGCAGTCTGCCGGGCCCTTGCCAGAAGCGGATGTGGAGGCTGAGGATCTTTTCCAGGAAGACCTGATCAGCTTCTATCTTCAGGAAATTGCTCGCTACCCTCTGCTTACTCCTGAGCGAGAAATGGAGCTGGCTAGAACTATCAAGGAAGGCCAGAGGCAGCTTGTGGACCTGCTGTGGGACAAGCGGGCCGCAGGGAGTGAGTTTGACGAAGTTCGGCAGCAGCTTCACGCCTGGGAAGGTGATTCTACTCTGTATCCCGGGCTCAGGGAGAAAATGGTGCAGCTCGCCAAAGAAGCACTCGGAAAGGCTGCCAGCAGAGAAGGAGCCTCCAGCGGGCACCAGGCCCTGTACCATGATGCTTTGCTGATTGCAGCCCGCATCGATGAAGCCAAAAGAGAGATGGTGGAGGGCAATCTACGACTGGTGCTCAGTATTGCCAAGCGTTACCGGGGCCGGGGGTTGAGTTTTCTGGATCTCATTCAAGAAGGCAATATGGGACTCCTCAAAGCAGTATCGCGCTATGACTATACCAAGGGCAACCGCTTCAGCACGTATGCGACCTGGTGGGTGAGGCAGAGTGTAATTCGCAGCATATATGACAAGACTCGTACTATTCGTCTGCCAGTGCATTTTATCGAAATGAAGAGCTTCTTTTTTAAGAACTTCTACGAGCTGGTAAAAGAACTGGGCAGAGAGCCCACTCCAGCAGAAATTGCCGAATACAGCGGTTTGTCTCTAGAAAAAGTGAAAATGATCATCCAGCTTTCAAACCGACCCATTTCCCTGGAGGCGCCCTTCGGAGGCGAAGACCAGAAGTTAGGAGATTTTATTGCAGACGACAACAGTGTATCTCCTCTGGAACGTGTCAGTGAGAAGGAGCTGGCCAAAGTGACTCGCGAGGTGCTTGGTTCGCTCAGCTCGAGGGAAGAGACCATTTTGAAGTCGAGATTTGGCATTGACGGTAAACCCGAGGAGACCCTGAAGACAATAGGAAAACGCTTCAGCGTTTCCAAAGAACGCATACGGCAAATCGAGAAAAAGGCGATACGAAAACTCCGCCATACTCCTCGCCGTGAACAACTCAAATGTTTTCTGGAAGAATAG
- a CDS encoding DUF4198 domain-containing protein, whose product MRWFVALLTAVLLCSFALPDARAHFGMIIPSDEMVMKGDSPVVTARLMFWHPFEDHGMNLDKPAAFGVVVHGNKQDLLGTLSPDKLQGHTIWKTSYRIKRPGIYVFYMEPKPYWEPAEDTYIVHYTKTVVAAYGDDQGWDEPIGLKTEIVPLSRPFALYAGNVFQGMVLLNGKPVPGAEVEVEYFNEADTYSAPTDYMVTQTLKADPNGIFTYAAPVAGWWGFAALNTDSRQLKGKDVEIGAVLWVRFHQMK is encoded by the coding sequence ATGCGCTGGTTTGTTGCTCTGTTGACGGCTGTTCTGTTGTGTTCTTTCGCTTTGCCCGATGCCCGGGCTCATTTCGGCATGATTATCCCTTCTGATGAGATGGTCATGAAGGGCGACAGCCCAGTGGTGACTGCTCGTCTCATGTTCTGGCATCCCTTCGAAGACCACGGCATGAATCTGGACAAGCCTGCAGCCTTCGGAGTGGTGGTGCATGGCAACAAGCAGGATCTGCTCGGCACTCTAAGTCCTGACAAGCTTCAGGGGCATACCATCTGGAAGACGAGCTACAGGATAAAGCGGCCAGGTATCTATGTATTTTATATGGAACCCAAACCCTACTGGGAACCAGCCGAGGATACCTACATAGTGCATTACACCAAGACAGTGGTAGCTGCCTACGGCGACGATCAAGGCTGGGATGAGCCCATTGGTCTGAAGACCGAGATCGTCCCCTTGAGCAGACCTTTTGCTCTCTATGCAGGCAACGTGTTTCAGGGAATGGTGCTGCTCAATGGTAAGCCGGTGCCGGGTGCTGAAGTGGAGGTGGAATATTTCAATGAGGCGGACACCTACTCGGCGCCCACAGATTATATGGTAACCCAGACCCTCAAGGCGGACCCCAATGGCATTTTTACCTATGCCGCTCCGGTGGCAGGCTGGTGGGGATTCGCCGCCCTTAACACTGACAGCCGCCAGCTAAAAGGCAAAGATGTGGAGATCGGCGCTGTGCTCTGGGTTCGTTTTCACCAGATGAAATAG
- the cbiM gene encoding cobalt transporter CbiM has product MHISEGVLSAPVLLAGVVFTAAGVAVGLKKTEPEKIPQVAVLTSAFFVASLVHVPIGFSSVHLVLNGLLGLLLGWAAFPAILVALALQALLFQFGGLTTLGINTFNMAFPALVCYYLFARAIPRKRDDLGLVLAFMCGFIAILLSALLVAACLVFTGESFMAAAKVLLLAHLPVMCIEGTITAFCYAFIKKVKPEMLGVTHAAS; this is encoded by the coding sequence ATGCACATATCAGAAGGAGTTCTTTCTGCCCCGGTTCTGCTGGCTGGTGTTGTGTTTACGGCCGCGGGAGTGGCTGTAGGCCTCAAGAAGACTGAACCTGAAAAGATTCCGCAAGTGGCAGTGCTGACCTCGGCCTTTTTTGTGGCCTCACTGGTGCACGTACCCATTGGCTTTTCATCGGTGCATCTGGTATTGAACGGCCTCCTGGGCTTGCTGCTCGGCTGGGCCGCCTTTCCTGCTATTCTGGTGGCCCTTGCCCTGCAGGCCCTTCTTTTCCAGTTCGGCGGTCTTACCACCCTTGGAATAAATACCTTTAACATGGCCTTTCCCGCTCTCGTCTGCTATTACCTTTTCGCCAGAGCCATCCCGCGCAAACGGGATGACCTTGGTCTGGTTCTGGCCTTTATGTGCGGCTTCATAGCCATTCTTCTCAGTGCGCTCCTGGTAGCGGCCTGTCTGGTATTCACCGGCGAATCCTTTATGGCAGCTGCCAAAGTCTTGCTGCTTGCTCACTTGCCAGTAATGTGTATAGAGGGAACCATTACCGCCTTCTGCTACGCCTTTATCAAGAAGGTAAAACCGGAGATGTTGGGAGTTACCCATGCAGCCAGCTAG
- the thiD gene encoding bifunctional hydroxymethylpyrimidine kinase/phosphomethylpyrimidine kinase, translating into MKRILTIAGSDSGGGAGIQADLKAITLLGGFGMSAITALTAQNTVGVMAVHQVPVDFIAAQIDAVFTDIGVDAVKTGMLANSDVVQLVAEKIAWYSPEVVVVDPVMVAKSGDPLLAEEARDALIQLLLPRATMVTPNLPEASVLAGQQVTSETEMRQAARKIQAAGPAHVLIKGGHLSGAALDLLFDGQEFYEFRAARLDTKNTHGTGCTYAAAIATFLAMKMTPRDAVSQAKRFITDAIRHGLPLGRGHGPTNPYAAVMKSNDGQGAGE; encoded by the coding sequence ATGAAACGGATACTCACCATAGCGGGTTCTGATTCTGGAGGCGGCGCCGGCATCCAGGCCGACCTGAAAGCAATCACTTTGCTGGGCGGCTTCGGGATGAGCGCCATTACTGCTCTCACTGCCCAGAATACTGTAGGTGTAATGGCAGTCCACCAGGTGCCCGTGGATTTTATTGCGGCCCAGATCGATGCAGTTTTCACTGACATTGGGGTGGATGCAGTAAAGACAGGCATGCTCGCCAACAGCGACGTGGTCCAGCTGGTGGCTGAAAAAATTGCCTGGTATTCTCCAGAGGTAGTGGTAGTGGATCCGGTTATGGTTGCCAAGAGCGGCGATCCCCTGCTCGCAGAGGAGGCTAGAGATGCTCTCATCCAGCTGCTGCTGCCTCGGGCCACCATGGTAACACCAAACCTGCCGGAAGCATCTGTTCTCGCCGGCCAACAGGTAACCAGCGAGACAGAAATGCGCCAGGCTGCCAGAAAGATCCAGGCCGCTGGCCCGGCTCACGTGCTCATCAAAGGAGGTCATCTGAGCGGCGCAGCCCTGGACCTGTTGTTTGACGGCCAGGAATTCTATGAATTTCGGGCAGCTCGCCTAGACACCAAGAATACGCACGGCACCGGCTGCACTTACGCCGCAGCCATTGCCACCTTTCTTGCCATGAAAATGACACCTCGAGATGCAGTTTCACAGGCCAAACGCTTCATCACCGACGCCATCCGCCACGGCTTGCCTCTAGGACGCGGCCACGGTCCCACCAACCCTTACGCGGCTGTCATGAAGAGCAATGACGGCCAGGGCGCTGGAGAGTAA
- a CDS encoding TolC family protein, whose translation MGRQQQKREKVIPGLWLAVALVLMMLAGTGSEVTASQEEPVALTLEKSIEIALQRNLSIKVAQEGVTVAEQRKKESFTEFLPKLKAEYGYRRPSENTVTFGGISVQAGDRNQYRFTGTLEQPIFTGFAILTNYQLSKLGLDVAKILLEQARQDLILQVKEAYLGIQRAEKLQEVAAQSVRQLEEEVKVAKSFYEVGMKPKVDVLDAETRLGDAKVQYIRTANNLRVAEANFNTVLRRPLETPVKIADVLTPKPYDRTYEQSEAIALSHRPEVLEAQKKVESAEKEISLAKSNFYPTVTFASNYYRRGNRPNVQGSNFVDRENWDIIAVANWTFFEWGKTLYSVNQKRAQLQQAKDALKQVEDSVRLQVKSAYLTLQAAKEAIVAAKLSVESAEENFRISQERYRGQVATSTEVLDAQTRLTTAKTNYTNALVAYDLARARLIRAMGLEEL comes from the coding sequence ATGGGTCGACAACAGCAAAAGCGAGAGAAGGTGATACCTGGATTGTGGTTGGCAGTGGCTCTTGTTCTGATGATGCTGGCTGGCACAGGTTCAGAAGTTACAGCCAGTCAGGAAGAGCCGGTGGCCCTCACTCTCGAAAAGAGCATAGAGATAGCATTGCAGCGCAACCTCAGCATCAAGGTAGCTCAGGAGGGGGTAACAGTAGCCGAGCAACGCAAAAAAGAATCTTTCACCGAATTTCTGCCAAAACTGAAAGCGGAATACGGCTACCGACGTCCCAGTGAGAATACTGTCACTTTCGGTGGCATCAGTGTTCAGGCTGGAGACAGAAATCAGTATAGATTCACTGGCACCCTGGAACAACCTATTTTTACCGGTTTTGCAATTCTCACCAACTATCAGTTGAGCAAACTCGGGCTCGATGTGGCGAAAATTCTCCTCGAACAGGCCCGGCAGGACCTCATCCTGCAGGTAAAAGAGGCTTATCTCGGCATTCAGAGGGCGGAGAAGCTCCAAGAGGTCGCCGCCCAGTCGGTGCGTCAGCTGGAAGAGGAAGTGAAAGTAGCAAAAAGCTTCTATGAGGTTGGCATGAAGCCCAAAGTCGACGTGCTCGATGCTGAGACTCGGCTGGGAGACGCCAAGGTACAGTACATTCGCACCGCTAACAATCTCCGGGTTGCCGAGGCCAATTTCAACACGGTGCTGCGCCGCCCCCTCGAGACCCCGGTAAAAATAGCGGATGTGCTTACTCCCAAGCCATACGACAGAACTTATGAACAGAGTGAAGCAATCGCCCTCAGCCACAGACCCGAAGTACTGGAAGCGCAGAAAAAGGTAGAGAGTGCAGAAAAGGAAATTTCTCTGGCAAAAAGCAACTTTTACCCGACCGTGACCTTTGCCAGCAACTACTATCGCCGGGGCAACAGACCAAATGTGCAGGGAAGCAATTTTGTTGATCGGGAAAACTGGGACATCATAGCAGTGGCCAACTGGACTTTCTTCGAGTGGGGCAAGACGCTCTACTCGGTGAACCAGAAACGCGCCCAGTTGCAGCAGGCCAAAGACGCCCTGAAACAGGTGGAAGACTCGGTTCGTCTCCAGGTGAAAAGCGCCTATCTTACCCTGCAGGCTGCTAAGGAGGCCATTGTGGCAGCAAAGCTGAGCGTTGAATCTGCAGAAGAGAACTTCAGGATCAGTCAGGAACGTTACCGCGGCCAGGTGGCTACTTCAACAGAAGTGCTCGACGCCCAGACCAGGTTGACCACGGCCAAGACAAACTACACCAACGCCCTTGTTGCCTATGACCTGGCCAGGGCCCGCCTGATTCGCGCCATGGGTCTGGAGGAACTGTGA
- the ftsE gene encoding cell division ATP-binding protein FtsE, with protein sequence MVQMYHVFKSYDGERYALADVTLTVDRGDFLFLTGPSGAGKTTLLKLIFFDERASSGQILVDGINLQRLKRSRVPYFKRRIGVVFQDFKLLLDRTVFANVALALEVAGKPRGYIEKKVRQVLRLVGLAGKENHLSRKLSGGEQQRVAIARAIVVNPILLLADEPTGNLDEEITMDILELFREIHLRGTTVILATHNKNLISRVPSAKIAMLRGGALVASGLQVGMHRSGAAVEMAAQGR encoded by the coding sequence ATGGTTCAGATGTACCATGTGTTCAAGAGCTACGACGGTGAACGTTATGCCCTGGCAGATGTGACGCTCACTGTGGACAGGGGCGACTTCCTCTTTCTCACCGGTCCCAGCGGAGCGGGCAAGACCACCTTGCTGAAACTCATATTCTTCGATGAAAGGGCCTCTTCCGGGCAGATCCTGGTAGACGGCATCAATCTGCAGCGCTTGAAGCGTTCGAGGGTGCCCTACTTCAAAAGGCGAATAGGAGTTGTCTTTCAAGATTTCAAGCTGCTGCTCGACCGCACCGTGTTCGCCAATGTTGCCCTGGCCCTCGAGGTTGCCGGCAAGCCAAGGGGATATATAGAAAAAAAAGTTCGCCAGGTGCTGCGGCTGGTGGGATTGGCAGGCAAGGAAAACCACCTCAGCCGCAAACTGTCGGGGGGAGAACAACAGAGAGTGGCAATAGCCAGGGCCATAGTGGTCAATCCCATACTTCTCCTGGCTGATGAACCCACCGGGAACCTTGACGAAGAAATCACCATGGATATCCTGGAGCTGTTCAGAGAGATTCACCTCAGAGGCACTACCGTGATCCTTGCTACTCACAACAAGAATCTCATCAGCCGGGTACCGAGCGCCAAGATTGCCATGTTGCGAGGCGGAGCCCTGGTAGCTTCAGGATTGCAAGTGGGTATGCACCGCAGTGGCGCAGCTGTTGAAATGGCCGCCCAGGGGAGATGA
- a CDS encoding ABC transporter permease, whose product MRLGMVGYFIRKALENLRLKPFLSLVTLSTITLSLMILGLFGLVYLNLQHFLHNWGSRLQVTAYLHDSVTQEQAEKLQQEIGRWPAVQQVVYVSKSTALARLREQLQQYAGILDGLQKNPLPASLELNLNPEAAGVDHLEKLVGQLQKLPLVSEVQYGERWRERLKTVADVVKLFGITLGGLVLVATVLVISNTVKLTFYSRRQELEIMRLVGATDFFIQAPFLIEGLLHGLGGAVCACASLFLLLHVFLSRVHLPPLLGIGPTTLLPVSAIVGFLVLGTLLGVFGSVVSVRRFLQR is encoded by the coding sequence ATGCGGCTGGGAATGGTGGGCTATTTCATCAGGAAAGCCCTGGAAAATCTGCGTTTGAAGCCTTTTCTCAGTCTGGTGACTTTGAGCACCATTACTCTCTCACTAATGATTCTGGGCCTTTTCGGCTTGGTGTACCTCAATTTGCAGCATTTTCTGCACAACTGGGGCTCCCGACTGCAGGTGACTGCTTATCTGCACGATAGCGTCACCCAGGAGCAGGCTGAAAAACTGCAGCAAGAAATTGGCCGCTGGCCTGCAGTGCAGCAGGTGGTCTACGTCAGCAAATCGACGGCTCTGGCTCGTCTGCGGGAGCAACTGCAGCAATACGCCGGCATCCTGGACGGCCTGCAAAAAAATCCCCTGCCCGCCTCCCTGGAACTCAACCTGAATCCTGAGGCTGCTGGGGTTGACCATTTGGAAAAGCTGGTGGGTCAACTGCAAAAGCTGCCCCTGGTTAGCGAAGTTCAATATGGCGAGAGATGGCGCGAGCGGCTCAAGACCGTGGCAGACGTGGTAAAGCTGTTCGGCATCACTCTGGGAGGACTGGTTCTGGTGGCTACGGTGTTGGTGATTTCAAACACTGTCAAGCTCACCTTCTATTCGAGGCGACAGGAGCTGGAAATCATGCGTCTGGTGGGCGCTACTGACTTTTTCATCCAGGCACCTTTTCTCATCGAAGGACTCCTGCACGGCCTGGGAGGGGCCGTTTGCGCCTGCGCTTCCCTGTTTCTCTTGCTCCATGTTTTTCTCTCCCGCGTCCATTTACCGCCGCTCCTGGGCATAGGGCCGACAACTCTGCTGCCAGTTTCGGCCATAGTCGGCTTTCTCGTCCTGGGCACCCTGCTCGGGGTGTTCGGCAGTGTAGTGTCCGTGCGGAGGTTTTTGCAAAGATGA
- a CDS encoding peptidoglycan DD-metalloendopeptidase family protein: MTRLYCSLLSLLLCLLAAAAVCSSSEQGSSAAAEARQAEMRRVRERMQHSRQKIESMQRQERNLLDQLDQMELRLEKLREQVAKLKAEQLTVQQEVALKRKRLQVLVREMQQFEALLGQRLRVLYKAGRSGYLDLLTSAADMSDLQHRWVYMRTIAEQDRLLLETYRRRQTEEAQLTRKLLAQEERLSLLVRDLANQKEEMENIRRQHVALLQDVHNREQMYRRYLAELETVSRNLEKVFANLQEQNNRRSLPAPHQGGFARQKGTLPYPVQGRIITRFGRKRYDKFGTTIVHKGIDMATKKASPVMAVYGGQIIYRGWIKGYGNVIIIDHGDKYYTLTAHLGDMAKDVGEKVEAGEVIGYAGYSATARSAGRIYFEIRHRGRALDPQRWLLPALAGMNSPGRG; the protein is encoded by the coding sequence ATGACCAGACTGTACTGCTCCTTGCTGTCGTTATTGCTCTGCCTGCTTGCGGCTGCCGCGGTGTGCTCGTCCAGTGAACAGGGCAGTTCCGCGGCTGCGGAAGCCCGCCAGGCGGAAATGCGCCGGGTTCGAGAGCGCATGCAGCACAGCCGGCAAAAGATTGAGTCTATGCAGCGTCAGGAACGCAATCTACTCGATCAGCTTGACCAGATGGAGCTGCGGTTGGAGAAACTCCGCGAACAGGTGGCAAAGCTCAAGGCAGAGCAGCTCACCGTCCAGCAAGAAGTGGCACTGAAGCGCAAACGTCTGCAGGTGCTGGTCAGGGAGATGCAGCAGTTTGAAGCACTGCTGGGACAACGTCTTCGCGTACTGTACAAGGCAGGCCGTAGCGGCTATCTCGATCTGTTGACTTCTGCTGCGGACATGAGTGATCTGCAGCATCGCTGGGTGTACATGCGAACCATTGCCGAGCAGGACAGGCTGTTGCTGGAGACGTACAGACGACGGCAAACCGAAGAGGCGCAGCTCACCCGAAAGCTCCTGGCCCAGGAAGAACGGCTCTCTCTTCTGGTAAGAGATTTGGCCAACCAAAAGGAGGAAATGGAGAACATTCGGCGTCAGCACGTGGCCCTGCTTCAGGACGTGCATAATCGCGAGCAGATGTATCGCCGTTACCTGGCAGAACTGGAAACAGTTTCGCGCAATCTGGAGAAAGTGTTTGCCAACCTCCAGGAGCAGAACAACAGGCGCTCTTTGCCGGCCCCTCACCAGGGTGGCTTTGCCAGGCAGAAGGGGACTCTGCCCTACCCTGTCCAGGGCAGGATAATCACCCGCTTTGGCCGCAAGCGATATGATAAATTCGGCACCACCATTGTCCATAAAGGGATTGACATGGCCACCAAGAAAGCATCTCCAGTAATGGCGGTTTATGGCGGCCAGATCATTTATCGAGGCTGGATTAAGGGATATGGAAACGTTATTATAATTGATCATGGCGACAAGTACTATACTCTTACGGCCCACCTGGGGGATATGGCCAAAGACGTGGGAGAAAAGGTGGAGGCCGGGGAGGTGATCGGCTACGCTGGCTACAGCGCTACTGCACGTTCAGCAGGGAGAATATATTTCGAAATTCGCCATCGGGGCCGAGCCCTGGATCCCCAGAGGTGGCTGTTGCCTGCCCTGGCCGGCATGAACAGCCCAGGCAGAGGATAA